The Flavobacterium sp. N2270 genome contains the following window.
TGCATCAATTCAAAGAATTAATTATTTGGCAGAAAAGCAGACTATTTTGTTCTGAAATATATTCTATAACATCTTCTTTCCCAGAAAGTGAAAAATTTGGCATCACAAATCAATTAAGAAGAGCATCAGTTTCAATTCCATCAAATATCGCTGAAGGTTCCTCGAGAAAATCTAATAAAGACTTTTCAAGATTTCTTGAAATTGCAATTGGTTCAGCTTATGA
Protein-coding sequences here:
- a CDS encoding four helix bundle protein, which produces MHQFKELIIWQKSRLFCSEIYSITSSFPESEKFGITNQLRRASVSIPSNIAEGSSRKSNKDFSRFLEIAIGSAYEIETQLLISKDLGFLKTHELENLVIQLEEIIKMTSKFKSSLKL